Genomic window (Culex pipiens pallens isolate TS chromosome 3, TS_CPP_V2, whole genome shotgun sequence):
AAGCAAAATGAGAAACCATCCCAACAGTCAGACGAGATGCTGTGTCCCATGGAAAAACTTTTCGCAAAATGGCCAGTAAATTTGAAGAAACTGGAAAATCGATACCGTAAAACGACTTTCAAGAAGCGACAATCCGCTGCGGATTGGATTCCTAATTTATGTCTTTCATCGTAAAGCCGGAGCGGGggataattttgttcattttggtcgccAGATTGTCCCTGGGAAATTGATTGTGTTTGTactcacttttttgaagccgttgATGTTGCTGCTATTGTTGTTATGATTGATGGAGTTGTTGTTTGTCAGTGCCGGTTCCGGGGTGCCTCTCACTTCCGGAACAAACGTAAACTCGTAGTCGTCCTTTCCGCCCCAAGCCGCGAGCATGTTGTCCTCGTCGACGTAGTCTCGGATGGACTTGCCGTTGATGTTCTTCAGCCGGTCGACGGCCTTTGCCGGTAGCAAGCGTTTGATGATTTGGAATGTGGCTAAAATAAGAGCGTTTTTAGTGGAGATGCTTGGTACTTCGAAGGAATCACAACTTACCGTTAAGTATCCATGGCAAATCAAACACCAAAATATAGTTAAGCGAGTATGGATAGTAGTTCTTCAGCGTACCAATGATATACTTGGTATACTCCATGTCTACGTTGCTGAGTCCGGCGTCGGACAGCTCAAATACGATCGTAATGTAATCGTCGTTGGATTCGCGAATTATTCGTTCCAACCAGTACAGGAACATTCGTTTCATTTCGTCTAGACTTTTGGACCCTCGCGTGTACAAACTTGCCCGGTAGATGAACAGCGTCTTCCCGTCGAGGTCCTTCCCCCGTGGAAACATGATGCCTTCTTTCACGTAGTCCATGCGGATGTTCTCCTCGCTGATTTCtgagaaaagaaaaataacGTTAAAATTGACCACTCTcaaagaatgatttttaaatcacacCAACCATTAATGTTCTGTGTCTTTCGCCACTTGCAGGTGTCCCAGACCTGCTGCAGCGATGCCTTCATGTCCAGATCGTTGTTCTCCAGGAACTTTGTCAGCCACACGTCGTTGGCGAAGATCTTGTTCAGGTCATGCGGGTGAAATCCGCCAGCTGCAATGGAAAGGAATAGAACAAGTTGTAGTGGTAAAACAAAGTGTCTTATCAAAACCGAAtatgagataaaaaaaatatcacaaaattgttcaaatatgAGTAAAAACtttgtactttcaaaaaatcatagtttcATTTCAAATTCGAAGTAGTACTATCAAAGCTTTATGAGAAAAACTGAGTTGATTTTGttcgagagtttttttttccaaaagcattTGTTCATCCttgaatcaatatttttttagcctTTACAAATACCATAATACTTCAATAAATAGTTAAATAGGATTCTTTCcaatttttatctatttttataacttttcaaCTAATTTTTGTCTTGTCTCAGTTTGTTTGGGAGTTTTTTAATTCTTCTAAAATGagttcttaaaaaataatatgagAAAAAGTCTTACCACAAACGTAATCACAAGAATTACGAAAATACGTTTTTGGCTACCATCCTATATTTtgattatgtgtgtgtgttttctcagcactggctgaaccgattttgaccaaaccagttgcaatcgacttggtatagGGTATACATCCATACATCgccattgaattgtttgaagtttcgataactagttcaaaagttatgtataaaaatgtgttttcacatatatccggatctcatttatatgcatgtaaacgatgtccggatccatcatccgacccatcgttggttaggtaattgagagacctttccaacaagctcacaacattgaagatctggcaaccctgtctcgagttatgaccacttaagttatatctgtgtacttatttttctggatctaaaaaaatagctgaaatatgtgtccaaaccactcatattacccatttttggtaaaagtgaggaaggcatcaaccacataggtggattaagatagtttttttttgtaattttatgtaaaagtttccgaggaatccaataaaaatatgttcagataTACGCTCTTTGGACCCCAttattcaaaacagcattttaagttttcattcgacctttttaaatgttaggctTGGGGGGCGCCAAAAACGatgattctacaaaattgtcATGTCAGTTATAACATCCTATTTAGGTATTTAGAATAGGGCACCAAAATATAAAGTAGAACTACACATAACGAGAtaatttggttttaaatataaaaaaaatatttaggggcGCCAAAATCAATTGTATGAATGTCTAtcgaagtatttttgaaaatttatatttagtgCTAAATTTATTACATCAAAGAAGGGTCACTCAAGTAGCAGAAAGTTCAAGGAGGTCTAGAAGAGCTTTTCAACATAAATACAGCATTAAAGTTTGGACCGTTGTATAATGAAGTTACCTTccagacttaaaaaaatgtccaactaattgttattttcaCGTTAATTCGGCTGTGAATCACAATCagccaaattgtgaaaaaaaaatatatgatcaTATTTTGAGCTTACTGGAAATaggaattattttaacatttaaaacatatacttttcatttgaaattttaacattctcgaGTTTAAAAAATGGCCTCAAAGCCTCAATACTAGAGTTTGAAATACAAAAACTGGTGTAAaatttcaccaataaaaccaacatatttcaagaaaaaaaaaaagttttcagagcACACAAGCTGCTCTGAACATTACTTTTTAAGTTTCAGTTTAACCGTTGTTGAAAAATTGCTACACACTCAGAACAACTTATCGATTAATGTTTCAGGCTGTTCTAGTATTATTTCGCCAAAATGTAcacaattacttttttaaatcgtctTAAAAACTCTGGTAATGTGAAAttattcaaacttttattttttgaaaaataagtttcagttaaaaacaaacaaataatattttatcaagGTTTGAAATATTCATATAgctttgcacaaaaaaaaatattcttgaaaatggaatttaattttacaaatcaaaataaataaaaaaaaacgttgcttaatccacccttaggtggttggtgccttcctcatatttagAGGGTAATACTAtccaaaataaatagaaaaggGCGTATTTGTGTTCTATCAACtagattcattattcataccatcagattgggtagtcagatcttcataattcagggcacttatgtgcaaataacttttgatagggttgtcagatcttcaatcttttgagctcgttggaaaggtctttcgaatacctttctaaaaatgtacaaacttccggacttttgttaaaatcgtttttttagcataacttttgaagtattcaacaaaactttataattttcaatagcgacttatgggaccccaagacggatcgaatgagaccaaaactgTTCAAATCGATTCAACCTTCATATTTTTACCAAATATTAATATTATCATTAATCAAAAATTGCGCtggattttgaatgatttttagaaaaaaattgtttgtgcCGCTGCATGATGAAAAAttatacttatattttttttttaattttggagaaCAATTCTTTTTTCTAAATGCACCAATATTGAATCCAATGCCAAATCAGCTAAATGTTTTACGAATCCGTGAAAAATCTTTGCTTATACAATCAAATTAATACTAGATCAGAATATATTATGCTGgcttagaaaatatcaaatttactaACAAGTTATAGCTAAATGTATAATGATTGAGCATTAAATTCTGTGCctttatctgaaaaataaattttagaaacaaACCCTGCTATCattattgattttataaaatctgagaaaatattcagcTAACTTAATTCctacaataaattttgaattcaacctatctcatactaatttgaaaaataaaacataaaacactgTGTTTTTGGTTTCAACCGTCATACCTAGGTCTCCaatagcaattaaaaaaaataaaactcattgaagcaatcattgaaaattaacatcaattttccaaaatgcatgtaaatttggaaggggcgccaaattgaggcttcgccaagggcgccgtggaaccaaggtacggctctgacACACTGAAActaatgaaactcaagcttagtgatgttttatacatggtctgataacttttgggaaaatatcatttaaattcATGTGTTACACAATTGTggaaggcacaataacatcccacaattatgggaCAAGCAATTTGgaggtagtttttttttgctctggataaaatattcttgaaatgagtttttttttgttcaaaaagtactcctTTTACTAGTAAAATAGCAAAAGAATGttcaaatgaaggttctaaaaatagtagggtcgacagaaaagctgcatttggcatggtattgacaaattatcacaaaagtgttccgaatatgtgggatgactgtaccattAAAGGAGTAAACATAGAAAATCAAGTGAAGCATTAAcgttaaacaaaaatcaaaatgacctcctgaaaatATGGAAATGAATATTACCAATAGGGTCCTTAAGCCCTacgtaattttttatgtacaatggtTAAAAACACGATTATAAACCAttactgatcacttttttccattttaatgcaaacaaataatttgacaagacaacattttttcgatggatcaactatggtccccttggaacgagctgtcaagtaggaccttttctgtcaagaagggccgagaagttattttgttaaaattgatttaaaaatccattttaaatcctttgcggtcgtacaaagggtcattgtactcagaaaaataagttttatcgttttgaacaataatatcacaaatctaagcttaattttaggacccaattaaaatttgagcaGTTAAGGGTTTATAATAAATCTGTTTGttataaggcgtcatccataaagtatgtcacgctaaaatcggccaaaattatttccctactaaatttaaaaaaaaatatttgcaacggcctttttgCAATAagtatttgaataaatttaaaactgttcATAATGCCTCACAGAATATCTCACATTTAAAGAACATTTTTGGCATGCAAAGATTCATCTGATcgaattaaaacaataatttgataactcatCAAATCCATAATTTATTACACCAGCACATGTCGTCTGGATGGGCCAAAGGCTCTTTTATCTTATCTCGACAGGTAATGTTGTCAGGAAATGTACTCGACGCAAATTCGCTGCAGGTGTTCCCGTACGTGACGTTTTGTGCCATGGCTGAAGTGCGCCTAAATGAATTAGCTGCTTAtcgaaatgttttgatttttacaagctttgaTAAAAGTGATTAGAGTTGTGTTGAAATACTTCGTGCAAAACAACAAAGGTAtcgaaaaaaaggaaacaattttgaagcctACCAGTCCGGTCAGCCAAAATCCGGAAGTGTAATTTACCAAGTGGGATGTTCCAAGATCGGATTAGCATTAACTTTAACGCTAAGATGTGGCTTTCAAAACCGGAAGAGTGTGCAAATTTATCGCTCTAAAAATATCTTAGCTAAATTTTGTCTACTCATCCTTCGACCGTTatcggaacatttttttctctggcagaacaaaaaaatcaaccggATAAATTCATATTCAAATCGCAATCTTGTTGCAAACCGGTTCAAAACTGTCATTAGTTTTGTCTATGCAAAGCAGGATAGTCCAAAAGAACAACCCGTGAGTCGCGATTTTTTCTCTGTAATGTTGAAAGATGAAGGCAGTTTCAAATCAAAagcctatgaccaaagaagtaattttgtgtcatagttttgtttatacaattttgaggcTGAACAGGgacagaaatttgaaaatcggtttactttttttttattttagggaAGATTTATCAATTTTGCTACTTGCATcgtatcataaaaaaataaataaatgaaataaacagtaaaTAGGCGTTTACACAATCACACAAATACTGAATAAATCAACTCACGTGGAATTTTCAATTCGTCGTTTTTCATCTTCTGCCGAAAAGACTCCCTCAGCTGTTCCACCACCTCCGGGCTCGGATTCAGCACATCTGGCAAGGTCATCTTGGAAGCACACTCACGCGAACTTCAGTTAGCAGCACCGCGCGTTAAGTCGCGGTAAATTAACTAACGACTTGTACTACTCTATTCTCAGACTTGTTTGTTTAACTTTGCACTTTTCTTCTCTCCACAACCTTCTTTGCAAACTTCCCAACTTATAAATTAATACCACACTTACACACTTGCTTGGCACTTGTTATCACTTTTTGAGCACTTTCTTCcttctttcttttcttcttttgtaCTCTTTTACGGATTTTGTAACACAATCTGGCTAGCATACACGCCAAATTGATGCTGCAACTTCTTTCACATCCGCCAGCCACCGATGTTTGTCCCGTGCGAAGTTCACCTTCAACTTGTACGCGATCAGCCCATCAAATGCCAGTTGTGTTCAGGCTCGGGCAGGATGATTTCGGTCTAAGCCCCGCGACGGCAACGCAACGAATGTTCTGCCGAAAATTGGTTGCAGGTTTCGTCGTCGAACCACCACCGTCTATGATCAACCTTCGGAAAATAATagagagaagaagaaaaaaaaaatccaactgaATATGAGGCGGAAAAAAATGGCTCGGAGATTTGGCGCGTGCGGTGCTGTTCAACGGAAGAACTTCGATTGTGGTTGATCGTGCATggcaaactggacttttggtgAAGGTGAGGCAGTTCTGCGGCAGTGTGATCGCgtgttttttgaactttgagaTACGATTCTGGCAACGAGCAGATAGACAGCATTTTGATGAATTGTCATAGCTAATTTGGGGGCTAACTAGCAGAGCATTGACAAGTTCAAGTTTATCGATCAATCATGTGTTTGGATTGTTTAAGGGCAGATTATTGTCTGCGTTAGGCCAAAAGCATACATCTTTAGAACAAAGCATGGTTTTTGTTCTACAACATGGGTTTGGTGGTCTATATTGCAAGATTCTTACTGGAAACTAGGTTTCCGAAGGTTTGAAGCGGCAATCCAAACCTCTGTTAATATCGAAGATCccatccaccccaggattcAAACAGACGACCAATAGACTGCATACCAGCAGCTCTACGGAAGCAAGAGGAGACTGCTACACTGAGGTGGAATCTagttatgggaccatccataaaccacgtggacacttttttgtgaatcttttacccccccccccccccttcgtggacaattgtccatacaaaaaaaaacttttttgtatggatcgtggacaatcgccataccccccccccccccctaaagtgtccacgtggtttatggatggtccctatatgggaaaatttaaaatgataaaaatccaatCAGCACCACATTTTTCGGGTCCCATTTAGGGTCCCtaacaacctcccaaaatttgggagcgattggttaagcccacgattggcgcaaggcgaatgaaatttgtatggaaattattaTGGGGAAACtcgcattttcacatttttgaatttacaaaattcatgttttattattttatgaaactaacaccgtagatgtgtagccctggatgtcctgaacaactctcccGAAGAAAGTTTGGTGCTAAAGTGCTTCataaaaaagatacagagttttcaaaagcagtgtattgaaataatcagtAATACTCAAACTTTCTGCCAACATTGCCTAAGAAACCACTAAATACAAAAAAGACATGTTGTTCTTATATCTTGATTAACCTTACTTAAAATCGATGTGAAGAATTGTTTAGAAGACATTATTTTGTTAAGTTGCACCCCAAATCCTcaaatatattatattttttgaaagattccgcttgacttggcagtgttggcaaaaagtatgtttttttttcgagtatttCAAAATGTCTCTCTTGAACGTTCTGTAACTCTTGTTTGAAGCAATTTAGCACCATACTGCTTTGGGGAGAGTTGTTAAGGACAtccagggctatacttctacggtgttagtttcataaaataataaaacatgaattttgtagaatcaaaaatgtgaaaacgcATGTTTCTTCATAgtaaattccatacaaatttcattcgctttgcgccaatcgtgggcttaaccaattGCTCCAAAATTTAGGGAGGTTATTTGGAACCTTAAAAGGgacctaaaaaatgtgttgctgaaaaaatcaattttcgattccaccctaCTGCTGACCTGGACTGACCTAACGGTATGGTATTAAATGATACCTTActatcaattattttaaatttcacttataGAGCAGAGTTTGATTCACCCATTCGATCTTTAACTTATCCTTTTCTCAATGCTTCTTTTGATTGTAGTGATTATTGACAAAGACCATTTCAATCTCTTAGGAAATGTATTATCCCATATATTTTTGGAGTTTATAACTTTAGGTTCTCAACGAAATTGGataaaccaaattggctgatatttgtgaagactctcaagacatattccgtgtgatatatcttcgatttgcgtgatactttttcctaaggggtaatttttgtccttCTCATCTCGTTACGGATAGGTGGTATGACccctttccattttttaacatttcgtcagctgtgtgctatcttgtgacaacgaccatttagtaattttcgagaaaatcgattttaaaagtttgatgataaatattttcaaaactatgaatgatagagccaaactttttgaagcaatcggttcgtatactatcgcttaacaaacgctccaagtttcaactaatttggttacaccagttaaaagatacagtaaatgatgtaaacaaaaatctgaaaagcacgtgtcacaagtgtgtttcgaaagtaaagttgtactacgtgtcacaagtgtgcacagaattcccatacaaactaaaatagacttaaatcaatagtataaccgacttaatcagtatattttcaaaaacaaaagattgcattgccttcagaaaatgtgtaacaacataaatttgtgaaaaacaagaaaaattttccacattttctaaCAACATgcatgacgtgtcacaagtgtgcacgatcattttgatgataaattgggctatgtcacaagtgtgtattgcgatatccgggaaacagaagcgagtttccaaaatcgggttaaagcatcttgtagtgtttgttaagaatagcaaaacgtcatcattaactcattttcgaccaaaatggtctatgtcacaagatagcacacatcTGACGATTTGAAAATgacgtttttttaaacaatttgccTGCTGGTAAGGGTTTGGAAATTTGAAGTCAAAGGGACAATTGGACGCCTTATTTATTGGCCTCAGTATGGTAAAatggtatttttcatcgaaaaaaataataatacaaaaatggattcaaattttttgccattattcgttactcaactgtacaaTTTCGggacatgagcaattctctacgaaatcgaccgatttcgaccttttttatttttgtgttttttttaatttggctcaaactttgtgggggccttccctatgaccaaagaagccattttgtgtcattggttcaccataGAATTTTGGCAACTGGCCTgtatggtacgtaaatattcgaaaatctgtaacttttgaaggaattttctgatcaattgtgtcttaggcaaagttgtaagtattgatgaggactgttcagaaaaataggtacacggaaaaaatctcctgatttttgaattaattttttcttcataaaaactcaatttcccaaaaaaaaattttttttcaattttttgaaaaaatgtgattttggaaaaaatctaaattgcattcataaatttttaatttctaattaataatctaatttattttatgtaaatttgaaattgcaaacgaaaagtacttaacagatttttggtaaagtgcctcgttttcaagatatcttcgcttgtgtgctctcttgtgacatttcctatctttttacagtaCTCGTGTCACATGATAGCACACAAGTGACGatgtagccaccgaaagtttaatctcagtgaaatatttgcagttttctgtttaaaaaaatagtaactatgagtgaccatttcagattttttttaatgtgaggaaatttgctataaaattcaaacaatcttCGATCTctggtttctgagatacagcggcttgaaAGGAAAGAAATAGGAGATTCGAagttcgaaaacaatattttttgatcaaaagactaacatttcaaaagggcgtgatgttgaatatttggcccttttgaaaaatttccaaatattcgaccatacttctctatggctcaagagTAACGGGTTTTGgcccaaaacatataaaaaaatctcaaacataaaaaaaaacacggattttgggaaattgagtttttgtgaaatcaaagagaaacaaaaaaagggccgaaaataaaaaaaaacagttttaaaatcagagctaaaaaaatcgataaaaaaaaggtttttaggtTAGTTagtttacaatcattagttttcatgaaatctaagtttaactaaaaaatatgtttttgcgaaaacaaaagtttttgcggtgaaaattcacttaaattgaaaatatgtttaaacgaaCTTGAACATGTTAAAATGATCATAAACGCAGAAACGaatttttaattgttctaagctgattgtactcaaaatttctttgaaattttgaagtattttaaatgaaaatatttgtcttGCTCcctaatttgaactttgaaaaatatttgcaacagctttacgaaatttaaaacataatttctttACATTTCAAGGCGTTAACGCAATATATTGGAGAAAATGGATGGATGAATCTAATTGCTGGCTCGAGCCGGGAAATGAAATCCCAATCTACCAGACTTGTCGAACTTTGTAATTTAACCGATGATGCAGAATACTGTCGTCTGAACAaaataattcttcaaatttgcatttacgTGTTCCCCGCGTCGTCGTGTATGTATATCATTAACGAATTTTAAACGATGGACTTTTTTGCGCATTTTGCTAAATgaattacaaacaaaaaatgcaggagCGTAATTACGATTAATTCAACACTCagaccagcgatggaataatcatcatcaaaagaaaatctttggatgttcatcaagagaaaaaaatccgaagggagcatgactctcctctctcgcgcacgaaagatcggtaaaaggaatctaaagaaatcatcatcttgattattcggcggaacatctaatttactactacacttgcaagtgtaacgtcacacgtcgaaaaacgtCACcctgtagatgggcaatgtgtataaacatagtgaaataaatatttttgagtggttcTGACAAGGAAATTCGCAAAAAATCATCGGcagagtgatttttttgaagaatttcgggagcgattttcttttgcgtgatttgcctcctctctctttcgcgggtgaagaaagttcgctggcgaaattgatatttttgcgattattccatccctgactCAGACACATGTTGCCGGCGTAATCAAGTTTTTGCAATGAGGGTTTGTGACTAAAAAGATtcgtaacaaaaaatgttttaaacaatGGCTGCATCAGGTTTTACTAAATGATTGAACTTTAGTGGTATTGAGTTATTGGATATTTACAACACAAAGCAAACTGATAAACATATCGCTGCTTGTGAGTCATCTTTTACTAAGCTTGCAGAGATTTCTATAGCATTGATGCACTGCGTTCCTCTACATTTGCAATGTTGATTCTAAGTCAtgatctagtgttgaaaagtttcgTGTTGCTAGAATTAATCCAACTGGCGACTTTAATTTAAACCAGCTGGGTACGATCTCGAAACATCCGGATTGTTAGTCCACCGCGCTCGGTGACTAAACAAATACTGTCTGGAAATAAAATCCAACCTATTCTAGTCGAACACGTGTTCCCCGCGCCTTGTTTGCTGGTATCAACACAGGTCGGCACATCGACAACTGCATCAAAATGTCACCGTTTTCCGGCTGTCTGTATTCCTGAGCAGTTTGTTTACCTTGCTTAGTCGTGGGTAGTGATAACGATTACGGTGCCTCCCTTCACCGGCTGGTTTAAGCGCGGCAAGTCACACCAACAACAACTACTGAAACTCCCGACACACTATCGTCGTCTCCGCCGATTGACGTAACCTGGCATTACCGGGATGATTCTAGGGGTGGCActccacaaaaaaaaccttcaccGAAACTGACGATCAAACCGCCACCGGCGAAACGAGTCTTGCCGCATCGAAGCACGAAACTAATCTAACCGAGTCGATtcgttttgggattttttttttccttttcggcGCATTCAATTGTGTTGTCGCACTAGCCATCACGGTATTGGTTCAAAGTCAGATGTGTGCTGACCGCGAATTCTCCGAGAGCGCAGCTAAAGCCATCGAGGAGTTTGCCAGTTGTTGCACAAAACGTGTTTGATTGCCTGCAAAAAaacttcttgacttttttttgatttttgatcctataaacaaatgtaaacattgagtgtatcccgcttactccgatggactttgacataaggtgtgaaagggatacactcaatgtttacatttgtttataggaccttatcaaaaaaaagtcaagacttGTTCTGAACTTGTTCCAGCCCTGCATTGAAATGTCAAAACAACCTTACCTTGAGCGTTGTTCACCTTGGTGCTGTTTGACACAGTGATAACTGTCAAACGCAGGGCTGGAATCAATCGGCGCGATAGTTTGGAACACTCCCCTTTAATTTGCTTTCCCTCTTTTGCATCCCGCGGACAAAATTACAGCTTAGACAGCATAATAACATCCAAAATCTCGCTGTATCACTACTTAGCCCAAGCGCCAATCCATTTTCAAGTTCATCGTCCGTTGGACCAACGTCCAGCGCTTGTTCTGTGATGCTGTGAGAGTGAGAGGGGAAAGATTGTTTTGGAGCAAACATCTCTAGAGCGAGTTTCGGGTTgttcgccgccgccgccgccggttgGCTTGTGGTGGTGGAGTAGCGCGATTGTGTGTGCACAATGCGTCAAGGTCAGGGGCTGCTCCATCATTCATCTGTTAGTTGGCTG
Coding sequences:
- the LOC120420027 gene encoding motile sperm domain-containing protein 2-like; translation: MTLPDVLNPSPEVVEQLRESFRQKMKNDELKIPPGGFHPHDLNKIFANDVWLTKFLENNDLDMKASLQQVWDTCKWRKTQNINEISEENIRMDYVKEGIMFPRGKDLDGKTLFIYRASLYTRGSKSLDEMKRMFLYWLERIIRESNDDYITIVFELSDAGLSNVDMEYTKYIIGTLKNYYPYSLNYILVFDLPWILNATFQIIKRLLPAKAVDRLKNINGKSIRDYVDEDNMLAAWGGKDDYEFTFVPEVRGTPEPALTNNNSINHNNNSSNINGFKKVHFEKLSPKDSPMNESINSNFENGDGEMLRIIPQNVIAFTKSGTELVGNVEIINIDTKPVTYKIKTTAPDKFRVRPSTGVLAPSASATVNVVLQQGQTINTLSREKFLVMCMGLGKEMSTNSHDVAELWKNTAANSGHIEQHRLKCAIPANLDLDFSKGGMPLYGSAGGGPGGDMNISGAGGFGAVGGDKQFQHFQQTIAQLGDANHRLESQLKFQQTLQWITLALFVVLSIAIVYILKAEIKNSVATHY